ATTATTCTGCAAGAAAGCTGCTGGAAAAATAAGAGATTTCTGAAGCCTATTCTTTCCTCTCCTGTTCAGGTAGAgtcataaaagaataaaatcgTTCATGTTATCTGATGTTTTGAGGCTCCTAATAATTTTttacttatataatttttaaaaaaacaccacataaCACAATTTCTAACCCCAATGTGATTCTGAGTGTTAGATAATATTGCAGACATTAAAAAGTGAGAATTTTGATTGAAGAGCTCACTTTTCCACCTTTCTTGATTATTTTTGAGTGTGGGGGCTGAAAGAACCCCTTGCTTAAATATGCCAGAGGGCGGGCTTTTTGGTGTCCTGTATTTGGAGTTGGGTGCTGTAGCTCTTCTCAAAGAGATGGAGCAGATGCTTATTCACATTTAATACCACCACATTTTTTAGTTTACTTGCTGGAAATTGTCAGTTAGAGAAGGAGAAATCAGGAGTATTTGAGAGAAAGGTGGTGAAAAAGGAGGATGAAGGGTTGGAgacttattatcattattaaacttttatttggaaacaccttcccttttcctttctagaATAAATATGGCATTGCTTTTGGAAAAACCAATGGCATTAATAAAATGCACATGAAAGACCCTTAGTTTTAGTTGATCATTAGCACAGTAGAGGACAGTTCTGTTCTCCTAAGATCATATGGCAAACAAGAGCATAATCAACATTGGCTGTATAGTCCTTTTCTTCTGATTTGAACTCAACAAGAGCTTCCTTTAACCCTCTGTTATGACTCTTAATCAAACTTAAAAACACCTCTCCACGCATAAATCAGATGTCTGGCCCTGGCAACTGTGGCTATATTAACAATGGACCATTTAAATTTGAGATTTAAACATGAGGTTATTTTCTTTCTAGGTTTAAGTCATGGTTACAGGGCAAGTAGGGACAATCAATTCTATTAATTTAGATTCAGCTTGTGATTAGGCATCTTTACTCAGCACATGATACAAGGACTGTGTGCTACTTGGGTATTTGTCTACCTGCATTATCTCAGATATgtccactttaaaaaatataaatattttattggtttcagagaggaagggagagggaggagggagtgaaggagggagggagagagagagagaaagagagagaaacatcaatggtgagaaagaatcattgatcggctgcctcctacactccccctaccagggactgagcctggtgcccttgactggaatccaacccaggacccttgagtccgcaggcagatgctctatccactgaactaagcCAGCTAGAGGTCAGATATTTCCACTTTTATTGATATCTTTCCTATTTGTGTATTCTTCCTAAGGCTCCAGTTTGAACACATTGAATGAAAAGATAAACACAGAGTAGGAattgaataattaaaatgaaagtcACTTCGTTCTATCTTGCTGAGAAACATATTAGAACTAGGTTTAACTGACTTTCTGTGCAACAGATAGGAATACAGGAGCTTGTACTTGCATGGTTTCATTTAAACTCACAACCATCTTGTGAGGTAGGTAATATGATTTCCTACTTTAGAAATGAGGACtgtggctcagagagattaagtaatttgtcaACAGCATAATGCTAGAAAGTGGTAGAGTTTAGTTTCCAATTTAGAACTTTTACTTTAATTGCAGTATTCTATTGGCTTCATCagagttatttattattatcGATACAGTGAAGTCTTAATAAGCCAGGCTACATAAGGAATGGTAACACCATAATAGGGGTTTAGAAGGTGGGCAAATGAACATTtttagctgttttttaaaaattcattgctataaaatattaattttagaaaatctaAAAAATACAGATTAGATAGAGAAGATAGTAATTCACTCATGATTCTAAGATCCAGAGATAACcactttaaacaatatttttattgatttcagggaggaagggagagggagagagatagaaacatcaatgagagaaaatcattgaccacttgcctcctgctcaccctctactggggatccagcctgaaactcgggcatgtgcccttgactggaatcaaaactgggacccttcagtctgcaggccgatgctctatccactgagccaacccagttaGGGCCAGAGATAACCACTCTTAACagccttgccctggccgggtagctcagttgattagagcattgtccgcATACTCCAAtgttgtgggttggattccccggtcagggcacatacaaaagtcATGTGAAACATcaagtctttctctctctctctctctctctctctctctctctctctcaaatcaataactaaacattttttgaaaagcagCTTGGGTAAtagactttttaattaaaaaatatatatacaaggcATAGAATATACATGCCATTTCATACCCTGCTCTTTAAACAACCTAACAATAATTTCCCATGTGATTACATAGATGTTATCCTTATTTTAATGGTTAGGCAATATTCTATTATCTGagcatataataatatatttaaccaaGCCATCTTGGATAACTTAATGAGAACCAGTCCTCTGCTTCAGAATGCTCCCCTGATGTCACAAAACTCATGGTAACAtggtttattaaaatattgagaCTATGCATTTCATTATTGGGTAGCTATCGTTGAATGTACACaatgatacatatttttttcaaactggTGGCATCCTAGGCCATGGTCCAAAAGTTTTACTTTCATCCACAGCCAACACTAAAGCCAGTAACCCCTGGCAGAGGCAGCTAGAAGCATGGTGGCCAAAGACAAGGTATAATTTAAGGGAATCAGAAACTGTTTTCCTTAGAATTCTCATTGAAAGAGTCCTCTTGGTTGAGCTGCTTTGGTTATAAGACAATTATTTCTGTTTAATCAGTGCTGTATCTGTTCAATCAATTTGGTAcacacataatggaatattatgtggCTATTAACAATTATGGATATTTCATTATATGAAAAGatataatgttaaaattttataaagccATATATATTCCTCAGCttggtaaaacacacacacacacatatacatctaTGCTGAAATACTTGGCAAAAATTTTAcagattatctatctatctattgattTATCTATACTTAAtgctcaagtttttaaaaagtaaccgtTCGGATTATTTCCTAAGTGCTAGGCACTATGCTAGTATCTCAGTCTTCACAACAATACTGGAAGGTACCATTATTGTCCATTTGAGGAAGTCATTTGCCCAAGACCGTACAAATTGGATGAGGCAGAGCTTAGGCCCATTAATTTCCAAAGCCTGTGTGACATAAGATAGAGTGGGGACAAGCTATAgggaagtttattttttcttagcgaaagaaaccatgaacaaaacaacaagaaagcccaatgcatggcagaacatttttgccaatgttctcactgataagggtttaatcttcttAAATGTTTGAAAACCACACAGTCAAAGCAGTACTGggagaagaaaatgcaaattgatgGCCAGGGTACAGGTATAGGATTTATGTTGTGAAACCTGGGAGGTCCTTTGGCGCCAGTGTTAGTCCAGGGGCTCTGCATCCCCGGGGTTAATAATATCTAACCTTGTAGcactattgtgaggattaaatgagacaatgcatGTAAAGGGCACATGGTACACGCTTGTTCAAAAATGGTATCtagtattattttttctcttagttAGGACCTTGCTTGTTAAAGGGATTAGAGGCTCCAAGAAGCCTGAGGCAGGACATGTTTACCCTAGTGAATCCTGTCACATCTTAATAGTGCTCAAACATTCCTGACCAGttgaaatgccttttttttttttgaaccttTCATATAAACAAGTCGTAATCAGCTTTGTGGAACCTATCAGCTTTTTCAGATAATTACTctgcttttttttggggggggagttatttatttacttactgaaAATAGAGATTTAATGTAATACAAGGGAAACAGGAGGTGATTAGTTCAGAGTTAACAGGCaagctccccccactccccccttcaCCTGAAGAGGCTTGATTGGGTTCTGCTCCTTTAAGACTCAGAGAGTCTGGGAATTTTGAGAACAAAAGCTCTGTAGGGAGGCTACCAGAGAGAGAAGACTTCATCAATCTTTGtacattcttaaattttttattctgtctctccccctccccctgagctCTTCTTTCTCTAGAACTGAGTAGCATTATCTTGAAGCCATGGAGATTTAAGAAACAACCGAGGTTGGCCTCTCTTTGTTGAGTTTATGAAAGCCATATTTAGTTTTAGGAGGAATGTGTTTTTCCTTTGGGAGGCCCCTCTGTACCTGCAGCCATCAGAAATTCCATATTAAAATCCCACATTTAAGTCTTTATGGCTAAAGTCTGTTCTTGCGTATCTGGACCAGGTCCAGCTGTCAGACTGAGATATTATTGACTTTCTCTTCTCAAGTGAGTGGGTTTACATCTGCTGGCTCCATTTCTTTACCACTCATTCTGAAACACCTTGTAATCTGGCTTCTGCCACTGGCTTTTTACTGAAATTGCTCCCCTGCAAGTTACCAAATGACTTTTTGCTGAATTCATCAGGGtttatttttccctctccccctcttatGTTTCTCTTCCCTTGGCTTGTGACAATACATATATCTGTTTCCCTTCTACATCTCTGaccattccttctttccttttgaatGCAGCCATACTCTTCCATCCAAATGTGATTGTTCTCCAAAAGGATGTATTTAATGCTCTCTTCTTCCTCTAaacttcattcattttcatgGCTTCCACTGCCACCTTAATGTAATTAACGCTCCAGTTCTGACTTCTTACACATACACCAGTCTTATATTTCATATGAACTAATAatgattaaaatgttcttttagaGTCAGGCATTATGCTATGCACTTGATATACAAACACTTTAATTATCACAACACTCCTCAAGGCTGATAGTCCATTTTACATGCGAGGAAACCAGCTCAAATAAgttatatatgtttgtatttttccaGTTAGATCTCCTACCATCAACTAAAAGTCAGCCCAAACTCCAAATTCCTTTTCACTCTAAGGCAGTGTCACTGCTCACCCACTTTCTGTTATATAAATTGTAGGTTGAGAAAGTTGAAAATCAGACAGGTAATTGGTTTGGAATAATGCCCTCCCTCCACAATAAAACTAACCCCTTCAAAATCTACCAAGTCCAACTTATTAAAACCTCATATCTTGAAAATTAAAGTTTAAGCTGTCCTATAGATGAGCAATTCCCAACCAATATGAAAACTAAGTCTGATAACTTTCATACACTGCATGCTCTGGGCTGCCCAGAGTTAAGCATAATTCTAAGCCCTAGCTatgccatatatatattattgattttttacagagaggaagggagagggatagagagttagaaacatcgatcagctgcctcctgcacaccccctactggggatgtgcctgcaaccaaggtacatgcccttgaccggaattgaacctgggacccttcagtctgcaggccgacactctatccactgagcaaaccggtttGGACTAGCtatgcttttttttaatcctcaagatATACTCTTCCTAAGCTGGTCCCTCCCATAGGCGGGGTCATTTTAGGTTCTGCACAGTTCCCAGTGCACCAATTGTAATCCTGATCATTTCTTCTCTCTTGGACTAGAAAGCCTACTGGAATGTGAGTGATTTAGTGATGGTATTTCTTTAGTATAGGAGCATCTTTCAATTTGCTATTGTTTTGGACTAGAAAGCTTATTGGAATGTGAGTGATTTAGTGATGGTATTCCTATAGTATAGGAGCGATTTTtaattcactattttaaaaaagagaaaattacttATAGTTCAGTATTACTAATAGCTGATGCAAAGCACTTATTCACAGCTGATTAGGAGATGCCAATGTGTTGAGACAATGAGTTTGAAAACCACTTCCATAGATTATTTGGGAAGGCCCAAATGACCATTGGTGAGGGTCAGCTTTTGTCTCTGCATGGCATGTTAGCCTAATGGCACAAATTTTTAAACTTGGATCCTACTTAAGAATCAGAGAATTGAGAAAATCATCTTATTAAAATCCATAACAGGATCACCAGGTGGCAACATCTCATTGAGGATTCTCCATGTACCAAACCAAATGCTTTAACGTGGACTGTTTTTACTTTGCTAGCCTCTCTGTGACCACTTACTTTCTTAAAAGCAGAAATCTGCCAGAAAGGTACCATCATTATCAATGAGAACAGTACAAGAAACAAAAGCAGTTATATACTGTTCTTGTAAAATTATAGATCCATTGAGAAAGATCGGTTATCTGTTCAGCATTTCAGTTTCTTTTATTAGTAAGGGGTATGGGAGGCTGGAATTGCAGTGACACTGCACTTTAATCAGACTTGACCAAGACTTGCAGCATGGTGTCAAAAGGGAAACATGCTCATATTAGCCTTTAGTGagttttctccttctccttctccttctccttcttttcctccttcttcttctccttctccttcttcttctccttctcctccttctccttcttcttctccttctcctccttctccttctccttcttctccttctccttcttcttctccttctcctccttctccttctccttcttcttctccttctcctcctcctcctcctcctcctcctcctcctcctcctcctcctcctcctcctcctcctcctcctcctcttcttcttcttcttcttcttcttcttcttcttcttcttcttcttcttcttcttcttcttcttcttcttcttcttctcccccttcttctcctgCTTCTCCTGCTTCTCCcgcttctccctctcctccttctccttcttctctttcttcttcttctctgctgtaaaaagctttattgtttcatttggtccaatgcatgggagaaggCTTCAtggtggttaaaagaatgactAATAGTTTTgggaagaggctcaggtaaaagccagacaccaagggaatgcagaggggcctctcaaaggcctctgggctccaaaggctcctagttgTGCTTGAGAGTGAGCCTTTAGAAGAGGTACTTGTCCAGCCCAGCcttgggcctggccagcctgtggaTGTTAGTCAGAtgttgcccatcttcttgatcagtttcacctcctcatccaggaagtggttctgcagAAAGTCACAGAGCTGAAGGTCTGAGTGGGTAGAACCCAGGGCAGGCAactccaaaagggcctggttcaggttcttcTCCAAGGCCAGGGTGGCTTCCATTGCATCCTGAGTTTTGCCCCACTCATCTTGGGAAGGCTTCAGCAAGTCCTGGAAGAGACTGTGGTCACAGCGcttgttttgcaactttaagagatgctcagTGCACTCACACTTCTTCTCAGACAACTCGGAGAAGAAGTGGCCCATGCCCTCGAGAGCCACATCACCAAGgttgaaatagaagcccagagggAGGTAGGTGTAGGGGGCCCAcagatgcaggttggccaggtGGTTGACTTCAGCCTCCACCTCagtggaataattctgatgaatttgggagctcatggttttTCAGCAATAAGAAGTTAAGgtctttaaaaaaagcaatggtGTGTTGTCTGGTcctggaggtggttctgaaggtggtgactgtaTAGGACACAGGAGAGTGgccagaggctggaagaaggggcgtccctgggtctgttctgtccaaacactgttgaggcaagagacagatctgggATCACCGAGGGCACTGCCTGGTGAATTGTCTTCTTAATAAACAAATTAGAACATGCCTTATTTCAAACAAAATCTGAGAAGCTTGGTATTTAATCATTGTCATGAAAAGAAGATAAAAGGATGATGTGTTTCCCAGGTTTTAACCTGCATCTAGTTGAACAAATGTGTAAATTTGCCCTATAAGTACTGCATTCATATATACTTGTCCACAGCTAGCACAGTGCTTAGCATGTACTTGAGGTTCAATTAAAATTTGCAGAATGAATGTGTTACCTTAATAAAGATTAAGATGTTCTGACATATTAAGACATGTTCCTTGGGGTGGTTAGCATAAATAAAAGTTTGATAAGGGTAAACTCTAATTTGAAAAAGTCACTGAAATGCTTGTATTTTATGAAAAGCTatattctaaaatgtaaaataatatctcaccagccaggccatttttttcctccttggaTTACAGTATAGAGACTGTTTTTCACCTTTGACTTAGCACATACCAATTGGGTcaagggcagtggggaggggatgAAGTTGAAAAATGGTCACTAGGAAGCATCACTCCATCTGGCCACAGTGAGTCATGGAGGACTTAACATCAAATTCATTTGGAGGGCTCAATATTTTCTTGAGACATCCCTGTAAATTTTATGCCCTATAAGCAAAGAGTTTGGCCTTATGCTAGTTAGAATCTGATCAGCAGCCAAGTTTACCTGTGCTGTCCTATGCTCCTCTGAGTAAAGTTATTGAATACAAGCCCAATTACAGCCAGTTTCACTCACAAATTGGAAATCAATTCAATTGAAAAATAGTtgtaagtgcctactatgtgctcagATTGTATGATGTCTTCTGTGGAAGTATGAGACATGATCCTTGATCCAGAGATGCTTAAAGGCAAAGtaaacacaaatgaaaatatttaaataacagcACCAGATAGTCTGAGAATCATAGCTTGAGAAGGAACTATGAATATCCAAACTTTCCAGTTACAAGGAGGACAGGATTAGGTTAGGAACAGAATTCCCCAAAGTCTACCGGACAATTGGTAGAAATTAGAACTGGTATTCAATTCTTCCAACTCCTAGATACCTATTTCATTGTATCATACAGGTGGTTATATGATATTTTGACATACTTGCTTTGATCAGCTGTTTTTATGctgggaactttttaaaaaa
The sequence above is a segment of the Myotis daubentonii chromosome X, mMyoDau2.1, whole genome shotgun sequence genome. Coding sequences within it:
- the LOC132224163 gene encoding ferritin light chain-like translates to MSSQIHQNYSTEVEAEVNHLANLHLWAPYTYLPLGFYFNLGDVALEGMGHFFSELSEKKCECTEHLLKLQNKRCDHSLFQDLLKPSQDEWGKTQDAMEATLALEKNLNQALLELPALGSTHSDLQLCDFLQNHFLDEEVKLIKKMGNI